A portion of the Cryptomeria japonica chromosome 5, Sugi_1.0, whole genome shotgun sequence genome contains these proteins:
- the LOC131032860 gene encoding FHA domain-containing protein PS1 translates to MVVDTGCLIHDKSRQALKQLEGIKGTHLIIPRIVIRELDYLKHQNKSRKGKEAQAILRWIEQCMINKGWWVHVQNSAECFSVGDTPLASPRSDLTAGSNDTSTSVAFSSYGSFGDVLSPIAEDHVLEYALLHKIIANDGHVVLLSNDVGLKVKAMAEGMLCENAREFCQSLLSPYSERFLWSESTAHGHNWTDIKNSNSSKPFGVKRKSAYFGMMRNSLLRHEEPNMKSNEGAKGLKLILLHNSHFVPSASYGI, encoded by the exons ATGGTGGTAGATACTGGCTGTCTTATACATGACAAATCTAGACAGGCTTTGAAGCAACTGGAAGGCATCAAAGGGACTCATCTGATCATCCCTAGAATCG TTATACGAGAATTAGATTATCTGAAACACCAAAATAAGTCAAGGAAAGGGAAGGAGGCTCAGGCGATTTTGAGATGGATTGAACAGTGCATGATAAACAAGGGTTGGTGGGTTCATGTGCAAAACTCTGCAGAATGCTTTTCAGTTGGTGACACACCTCTTGCTTCTCCTCGTTCCGATCTAACTGCTGGCAGCAATGATACTTCTACTTCAGTTGCTTTCTCATCTTATGGGAGCTTTGGAGATGTTTTGTCACCTATTGCAGAAGATCATGTTCTTGAATATGCTTTACTCCACAAAATTATAGCAAATGATGGTCATGTTGTTCTTTTGAGTAATGATGTTGGTCTCAAAGTCAAAGCTATGGCTGAG GGGATGTTATGTGAAAATGCCAGGGAGTTTTGTCAAAGTTTATTAAGTCCTTATTCAGAGAGATTTTTGTGGTCAGAAAGCACTGCGCATGGCCACAACTGGACTGACATCAAGAACAGCAATAGCAGTAAACCTTTTGGTGTGAAAAGGAAGTCGGCATACTTTGGCATGATGAGAAACTCTTTGCTTCGTCATGAGGAACCAAATATGAAGAGTAATGAGGGTGCAAAGGGATTAAAGCTGATCTTGCTCCATAATTCTCATTTTGTCCCTTCAGCTTCCTATGGAATATGA